One window of Acanthochromis polyacanthus isolate Apoly-LR-REF ecotype Palm Island chromosome 19, KAUST_Apoly_ChrSc, whole genome shotgun sequence genomic DNA carries:
- the zranb1a gene encoding ubiquitin thioesterase ZRANB1: MTEQKVKWACDYCTYENWPSAVKCTMCRAQRLRGPIITEEPYKNSPDLDPPRTESGSSLLICPDSSARPRVRSASMAEIASKWSCQMCTYLNWPRAIRCTQCLCQRPRTSSPTESPQTSGSNAGCRPAVHSPVDTCEEYNDRNRLNTHQQHWTCTACTYQNWPRTTKCVVCDLPKPNNQEAIELAESAEPSPMINEQDRARWRGSCSGGQGQRRSPPMPKREDHVKMDFQRIEVAAGAMSKEEQEVDFKKLKQIRNRMRKTDWLFLNACAGVVEGDLAAVEAYKSSGGDIARQLTADEVQLLNRSSAFDVGFTLVHLAIRFQRQDMLAILLTEVNQQAAKCIPSMVCPELTEQIRREIAASLHQRKGDFACYFLSDLVTFTLPADIEDLPPAVQEKLFDEVLDRDVQKELEEESPVINWSLELGTRLDSRLYALWNRTAGDCLLDSVLQATWGIYDKDSVLRKTLHDSLHDCSHWFYTRWKEWESWYSQSFGLHFSLREEQWQEDWAFILSLASQPGASLEQTHIFVLAHILRRPIIVYGVKYYKSFRGETLGYTRFQGVYLPLLWEQSFCWKSPIALGYTRGHFSALVAMENDGYDNRGAGANLNTDDDVTVTFLPLVDSERKLLHIHFLSAQEMGNEEQQEKLLREWLDCCVTEGGMLAAMQKSSRRRNHPLVTQMVEKWLDRYRQIRPCASLSDGEEEDDEDE, encoded by the exons ATGACGGAACAGAAGGTAAAGTGGGCCTGTGACTACTGCACCTATGAGAACTGGCCATCTGCAGTCAAGTGTACTATGTGCCGTGCACAAAGGTTGAGGGGTCCCATCATCACGGAGGAACCTTATAAGAACAGTCCTGATCTGGACCCTCCTAGAACTGAAAGCGGAAGCAGCCTCCTCATCTGCCCCGACTCCAGTGCCAGGCCAAGAGTCAGGTCAGCTAGTATGGCTGAGATTGCCAGTAAATGGTCCTGCCAGATGTGCACCTATCTGAACTGGCCACGTGCCATCCGTTGCACACAGTGTCTGTGTCAGCGCCCGAGGACCAGCAGCCCCACCGAGTCCCCCCAGACCTCTGGCTCCAACGCAGGCTGCCGCCCTGCTGTCCACTCTCCTGTGGACACCTGCGAGGAGTACAATGACAGAAACAGACTCAACACCCACCAGCAGCACTGGACATGCACAGCTTGCACTTACCAGAACTGGCCCAGAACTACAAAGTGCGTGGTGTGCGACCTTCCCAAGCCCAACAACCAGGAAGCCATAGAATTGGCCGAGTCAGCAGAGCCCTCACCCATGATCAATGAGCAGGACAGGGCTCGGTGGAGGGGCAGCTGCAGCGGAGGCCAGGGTCAGAGGAGATCCCCTCCAATGCCCAAGAGGGAGGACCACGTCAAAATGGACTTCCAGAGGATAGAGGTCGCAGCTGGAGCCATGAGCAAAGAGGAGCAAGAGGTCGACTTCAAGAAGTTAAAGCAGATTAGAAACCGAATGAGGAAAACAGACTGGCTGTTTCTCAATGCATGTGCTG GCGTCGTGGAGGGAGACCTGGCGGCAGTAGAAGCATACAAATCGTCCGGTGGCGACATAGCCCGACAGCTCACCGCTGACGAGGTGCAGCTCCTCAACCGCTCCTCGGCGTTTGATGTAGGCTTCACCCTGGTCCATCTGGCGATTCGCTTCCAGAGGCAGGACATGCTAGCCATCCTGCTAACAGAG GTGAACCAACAGGCAGCTAAGTGTATCCCCTCCATGGTGTGTCCTGAGCTGACGGAGCAGATCCGCAGGGAGATTGCAGCTTCACTTCATCAACGCAAAGGAGATTTTGCCTGTTACTTCCTCTCCGACTTGGTCACCTTCACTCTGCCTGCAG ATATAGAGGACTTGCCGCCTGCTGTCCAGGAGAAGCTGTTTGATGAGGTGCTGGATCGAGATGTGCAGAAAG AACTGGAAGAGGAATCTCCCGTTATTAACTGGTCTCTGGAGCTGGGCACACGCCTGGACAGTCGTCTGTACGCGTTGTGGAACCGCACAGCCGGAGACTGTCTGTTGGACTCTGTTCTACAAGCCACATGGGGCATCTATGACAAGGACTCTGTGCTCCGCAAGACTCTCCACGACAGCCTGCACGACTGCTCCCACTG GTTTTACACACGCTGGAAGGAGTGGGAGTCGTGGTACTCGCAGAGCTTTGGTTTACATTTCTCCCTTAGAGAGGAGCAGTGGCAGGAGGACTGGGCGTTCATCCTGTCTCTGGCTAGCCAG CCCGGGGCCAGCCTGGAGCAGACCCACATTTTTGTTCTCGCACATATTCTTCGAAGACCGATCATAGTCTACGGAGTGAAATACTACAAAAGTTTCCGTGGGGAAACGTTAGGATACACTCGTTTTCAAG GTGTGTATCTGCCTCTGTTATGGGAGCAGAGTTTCTGCTGGAAGAGCCCCATTGCCCTGGGCTACACGCGGGGCCACTTCTCAGCCCTGGTGGCCATGGAGAACGACGGCTACGACAATCGTGGTGCGGGCGCCAACCTCAATACTGACGACGATGTCACGGTCACTTTCTTGCCACTGGTGGACAGCGAGAGGAAGCTGCTGCACATTCACTTCTTGTCTGCACAAGAG ATGGGCAAcgaggagcagcaggagaagctgctgaGGGAATGGCTGGACTGCTGCGTGACAGAAGGAGGGATGCTGGCAGCCATGCAGAAGAGCTCTCGACGCCGCAACCACCCCTTGGTCACCCAGATGGTGGAGAAGTGGTTGGACAGATACCGCCAGATCCGCCCCTGTGCCTCTCTTTCCGACggcgaggaggaggatgatgaagatgagtgA
- the hpdl gene encoding 4-hydroxyphenylpyruvate dioxygenase-like protein — MAALLSRLHHVSMHVSNAEKIAAELSSKFKFDLFAARLTGRSKQLAFRKGAAIFIVNERPTQGNVGLNERLGVLHRHDPRQVDVEKYTRGYASACLYDVIPHHPVDTVSNVCFEVEDVERSFKVLRHLGCNFLVPPTTVEDEDGPVTYSVVKSVVGNVCHTLLDKSKYKGVFLPGFDFTIKDRSLEEEDLSCPVTHFDHITYACPRGTTHHVMSWYEKLFGFQRFFIDSNEDVDEGFVVNQEGIGLRLTAMQYWKCSEAGITLPSVDKKDPDCKFVIAESLPDQGSNQVDTFLEQHRAPGVQHIGLYTKDIVSTAHRMAEAGVQFFSPPPAYYTEVGKQQEIEEAGHSPQMLARHGILLDTDLHQDPLSQTASSENRRYLLQVFTKPIFAEDTFFLELIERRGATGFGEGNIRALWRSVQAYMENEKRVSQGETCPKTVQTAPY, encoded by the exons ATGGCAGCTCTCTTGAGCCGGTTACACCACGTTTCTATGCATGTTTCCAACGCAGAGAAAATAGCGGCCGAGCTCAGCTCTAAATTCAAGTTTGATCTGTTCGCCGCCAGACTCACCGGCAGGTCCAAGCAGCTGGCGTTCAGGAAAGGAGCGGCGATTTTCATCGTGAATGAGAGACCAACTCAGGGTAATGTGGGATTGAATGAAAGGCTGGGCGTATTACACAGACATGATCCACGCCAGGTGGATGTGGAGAAATACACGCGGGGTTATGCCTCCGCGTGTCTCTACGATGTGATCCCTCATCACCCGGTGGACACTGTGAGCAACGTGTGCTTCGAAGTGGAGGATGTGGAAAGGTCATTCAAGGTTCTTCGCCATCTGGGCTGCAACTTCCTGGTCCCTCCAACCACAGTGGAGGATGAAGATGGTCCAGTCACCTACTCGGTGGTTAAATCCGTGGTGGGAAACGTGTGTCACACTCTGTTAGACAAGTCAAAGTACAAGGGAGTCTTCCTGCCTGGGTTTGATTTCACTATAAAGGACCGGAGcttggaggaggaggacttGTCTTGTCCTGTTACTCATTTTGATCACATAACTTATGCTTGTCCTCGAGGGACAACCCACCATGTCATGAGCTGGTATGAGAAACTCTTTGGGTTTCAGAGGTTTTTCATTGATAG TAATGAAGATGTTGATGAAGGTTTTGTCGTAAACCAGGAGGGCATTGGACTGCGACTTACTGCCATGCAGTACTGGAAGTGCAGTGAAGCTGGAATCACTCTTCCGTCTGTCGACAAAAAAGACCCAGACTGCAAGTTTGTCATCGCAGAATCATTGCCTGATCAAG GCAGTAACCAGGTTGACACCTTCTTGGAGCAGCACCGAGCTCCAGGGGTCCAGCACATCGGGCTGTACACCAAAGACATAGTCTCTACTGCACACAGAATGGCTGAAGCTGGTGTACAGTTTTTCTCCCCTCCTCCGGCCTATTACACTGAG GTGGGAAAACAGCAGGAAATAGAAGAAGCAGGACACAGTCCCCAGATGCTGGCACGGCACGGCATTCTCCTGGATACAGACCTGCACCAGGATCCCTTATCACAGACGGCATCCAGCGAAAACAGAAG atacCTCCTCCAGGTGTTCACCAAGCCCATATTTGCAGAAGACACCTTCTTCCTGGAGCTGATCGAGCGAAGAGGGGCGACAGGTTTTGGCGAGGGGAACATCAGGGCGCTGTGGAGGTCGGTGCAGGCGTACATGGAGAACGAGAAGAGGGTGTCTCAAGGAGAGACATGCCCAAAAACTGTGCAAACTGCTCCGTATTAG